One genomic window of Augochlora pura isolate Apur16 chromosome 5, APUR_v2.2.1, whole genome shotgun sequence includes the following:
- the Cora gene encoding erythrocyte membrane protein band 4.1 like coracle isoform X1 — MPEEQKTAGGPPEVAAENGTGTNSPTKSPVSRGKMAVANITLLDGTVKDFHIDRKAKGQDLLDMICQSMNLLEKDYFGLIYEDRHDSRNWLDLDKRIAKFIKNEPWKFNFEVKFYPPDPAQLQEDITRYQLCLQIRNDIITGRLPCSFVTHALLGSYLVQSEVGDYDLDAHGRTYLKDFKFAPNQTPELVEKVMDLHKTHKGQTPAEAELHYLENAKKLAMYGVDLHPAKDSEGVDIMLGVCSSGLLVYRDRLRINRFAWPKILKISYKRHNFYIKIRPGEFEQFESTIGFKLANHRAAKKLWKVCVEHHTFFRLMSPEPVKKVGLIPHLGSRFRYSGRTHYETKKTPIDRQPPQFERSLSGRRPTSRSMDALGGPKQVESYGSEPSKRHTMSYEPEMIPDMEHIDQRPSPIKKQKEKLTRKTSAGTTSASSTSSLEGEYDADRGKKKPVGGIAVLPPGGLSKKKKDKQNENEKENHNDLNNSDLINENAVLDSNDIKSPSKKELKKKDKETPEKKDKEKKEKIKSPVGGFLFGKKEKDSKQKKQKKNKELEESLEKSDTESNLSTLEKQTKPLTETSNIEKPKTGPESPQLPSYTKPYDYEETETSPTRKRFTPHGFSYEDRPASPGVQSQQSPTAASRKATGLAFNYAPGEEKKVAESAEKRKTKEADAAKPGLKTPGLNYVESAGLKEQQKIAVQPEAGKDLSATLISAEKQQEQADRQVSTVPLPVAELKPEYHVLPLPDGSKVIGGVIYTKDGKPLDQHSLGPDSSRIINGKICTKDGQPIKKADFGPHGLYVHNGVVTTKDGKPANQGVLGVERNFIKDGIIYGCDGQIAEQHLLGPDHTLVKDGKIVTKNGKPVQHCKLGSDGTYIKEGLVFSADSKPLTQGSYGINESYIVAGTVFDKNCKPLSQSALIPDQTYINDGLICGASGSTLGNGVLGHESHYIADGKVYSKDGKPVKHESFSSDGSVIKDGIIYSKDGKFLNQGSLLPCGAYLRDGKIVGKDGKAIKHAFYKPDGSFIKDGILYGKDGRPLSQIPLIADGSYIKEGVVYGSNGRPLSQNLFKPDDTVIKDGVIYYAKGATLTDASLGPDGMLIKNGNVIGRDGKPVKQESFGSNGSYIKKGVVHAKSGKSLNQDSLVPEGASIKDGKLCSKDGKSLKFSYFRPDGSYVRDGLVYGLDGKPLNQSTALAEDNYIANGVIFDSNGMPLNRDMFGSDGSYVAGGIIYGKDGRIILDGVFGPDGNIIKNGLIIGRDGKPLTQDDKGPDNLAVKDGKIVDNQGNPKNMASLVPNGCYIQDGVIYDKNQCPLKQGAFKPDGSYIRNGLVHGWGGQLLNAGSALPNGSYVEEGRIYGKDKQPLDHSSFGTDGGYICNGIVYGKDKKPLGHGTFGSDGSYIKNGLIHEASGKPSNKKQTVITVTLVRYGLVCGNDGKPLKYGNFDSNGSIVKDGRIYDYTGQPLNQDTYKNDGSCIKDGLIHGANGKPATQGTLPAETNFIRNGKIFDSNGQLLTQEAFGPEGLKVVHGILVDKMGKPLKQAVFDSEGNLIKDGVVCTPSGKPLDKYFTVVTITSVRRGLLTDKDGKPIMQAPFSNDGSYVQHGKIYDKSGKPMNQEIFGEEGAFVKDGMVFSSTGQPLDSDTIMKEVQDTAKSVSKAKKPAIPSTAPTIVKTTTKQSVVKDQEGVTQNIEEKIEDLTPGGTGQVTVSTQINKAEAPDDGRAPYMTATAVTTRTATMHEDLEKNQKTSQVEEKTVAHTTATSATRQEQRVVTQEVRTTSHVLSGEQLFLRRLSTSSSSSDDSGTPIDLEDDQQAFYNQYYQGDPASVLASETHDDDKGEPEINVTATTTVPLVATETRKVAVESEDGLYSATGEIVSSQTISSKTRTVETITYKTERDGVVETRVEQKITIQSDGDPIDHDRALAEAIQEATAMNPDMTVEKIEIQQQTAQ, encoded by the exons ATGCCGGAGGAACAAAAGACTGCTGGCGGCCCACCGGAAGTAGCCGCGGAAAATGGGACCGGAACGAACTCGCCTACGAAGAGTCCAGTTAGCAGGGGCAAAATGGCCGTGGCAAACATCACTCTTCTCGATGGGACCGTTAAAGACTTCCACATCGAC AGAAAAGCGAAGGGTCAGGATCTTCTCGACATGATCTGCCAGAGCATGAATCTTCTAGAAAAGGACTATTTTGGCCTTATCTACGAAGACAGACACGATTCGAGAAATTGGCTGGATCTAGACAAGAGAATTGCAAAGTTCATAAAAA ACGAACCATGGAAGTTTAATTTCGAAGTGAAGTTTTATCCACCGGATCCAGCTCAATTACAGGAAGACATAACGCGTTATCAGTTATGCCTCCAAATACGAAACGATATTATCACTGGGCGATTGCCGTGCTCGTTCGTAACCCATGCCCTCCTCGGTTCGTACTTGGTGCAATCCGAGGTTGGGGATTACGATTTGGATGCGCACGGCCGCACCTACTTGAAGGACTTCAAGTTTGCCCCAAATCAGACGCCGGAATTAGTGGAAAAAGTAATGGACCTCCATAAAACGCATAA ggGTCAGACGCCCGCCGAGGCGGAGCTCCACTATCTCGAAAACGCGAAGAAGTTGGCGATGTACGGCGTCGATCTTCATCCGGCCAAAGATTCCGAGGGTGTTGATATTATGCTAGGCGTGTGCTCGTCGGGCTTGCTTGTCTATAGGGATCGGTTGCGGATCAACAGGTTCGCTTGGCCAAAGATCCTGAAGATTTCGTACAAGaggcacaatttttatataaagatcaGACCAGGCGAGTTCGAGCAGTTTGAATCGACGATCGGATTCAAATTGGCGAATCACAGGGCGGCGAAGAAGCTGTGGAAAGTTTGTGTGGAACACCATACTTTCTTCAG GCTCATGAGTCCAGAGCCTGTTAAGAAAGTAGGACTAATACCGCATCTGGGTTCCCGCTTCCGATACTCGGGAAGAACTCATTACGAAACGAAAAAGACCCCTATCGATAGGCAACCCCCGCAATTTGAGAGATCATTGAGCGGTCGTCGCCCAACTTCTCGCAGCATGGACG CACTAGGCGGACCTAAACAAGTCGAGAGTTACGGTTCTGAGCCCAGCAAAAGACACACAATGAGCTATGAACCGGAAATGATCCCCGATATGGAACATATAGATCAACGGCCTAGTCCAATTAAAAAGCAAAAGGAAAag CTCACACGCAAAACAAGTGCTGGAACAACATCCGCTAGCAGTACCAGTAGCCTGGAAGGAGAGTACGATGCAGATCGTGGCAAAAAG AAACCGGTCGGAGGAATCGCGGTCCTACCGCCCGGTGGTCTAtctaagaagaaaaaggataaGCAAAACGAGAATGAGAAGGAGAATCATAACGATCTAAACAACTCCGATCTGATTAACGAAAACGCTGTTCTCGACAGCAACGACATAAAGTCGCCCAGTAAAAAAGaactgaaaaagaaagacaagGAAACACCAGagaaaaaagataaagaaaagaaagagaaaataaag AGTCCTGTCGGTGGCTTCCTATTTGGCAAAAAGGAAAAGGACTCGAAgcagaagaaacaaaagaagaacAAGGAGCTGGAAGAATCTCTGGAGAAGAGCGATACGGAATCGAATCTTTCCACGTTAGAGAAGCAGACGAAACCTTTAACGGAGACATCGAACATCGAGAAGCCGAAGACAGGCCCGGAATCGCCACAACTGCCTAGCTATACCAAGCCGTACGATTACGAAGAGACAGAGACCTCTCCGACGAGAAAACGGTTCACACCTCACGGATTCTCGTACGAGGATAGACCGGCATCGCCTGGAGTGCAAAGTCAACAGTCACCGACTGCTGCGAGTCGCAAAGCCACGGGTCTAGCCTTTAATTACGCTCCCGGCGAGGAGAAGAAAGTGGCGGAATCAGCAGAAAAGAGGAAAACCAAAGAAGCGGACGCGGCTAAACCAGGATTAAAGACCCCGGGTCTGAATTACGTTGAATCGGCGGGATTGAAGGAACAACAGAAAATTGCTGTGCAACCAGAAGCTGGTAAGGACCTTTCAGCAACTCTGATCTCGGCTGAAAAGCAACAGGAACAAGCCGATCGTCAAGTCAGCACAGTTCCGTTACCAGTTGCAGAATTAAAACCAGAATACCACGTTCTACCGTTGCCAGATGGATCGAAAGTTATCGGAGGTGTGATATATACGAAAGATGGTAAACCGTTAGATCAACATAGCCTTGGTCCAGACAGTAGCAGAATAATCAATGGAAAGATTTGTACGAAGGATGGACAACCAATTAAAAAAGCAGACTTTGGTCCCCATGGTCTCTACGTTCACAACGGTGTGGTTACCACTAAGGATGGCAAGCCGGCGAACCAAGGAGTGTTAGGTGTTGAAAGGAACTTCATAAAAGACGGCATTATCTACGGCTGCGATGGACAAATAGCTGAACAACATTTGTTGGGACCGGACCACACGCTAGTGAAAGATGGTAAAATAGTGACGAAGAATGGCAAACCGGTACAACATTGTAAGCTAGGCAGCGACGGGACGTACATTAAGGAGGGTCTCGTTTTCTCTGCCGATTCAAAACCGCTGACACAGGGCTCCTACGGTATTAACGAAAGCTATATCGTTGCCGGTACAGTGTTCGATAAGAACTGTAAACCGTTGAGTCAAAGCGCGCTTATACCGGATCAAACTTACATCAACGACGGTCTAATTTGTGGAGCATCGGGAAGCACTCTAGGTAATGGTGTTCTGGGACACGAAAGCCATTACATTGCAGACGGAAAAGTTTATTCGAAGGATGGTAAACCGGTGAAACATGAATCCTTTAGCTCAGACGGATCCGTTATAAAGGATGGCATAATCTACTCGAAGGATGGGAAGTTCTTGAATCAAGGATCTCTGCTTCCTTGCGGTGCTTATTTGAGGGATGGAAAGATCGTCGGTAAGGATGGGAAAGCCATCAAGCATGCGTTCTACAAGCCTGATGGAAGCTTCATCAAAGATGGTATTCTGTATGGCAAAGATGGTAGGCCTCTGAGCCAGATTCCACTGATAGCAGATGGAAGTTACATCAAAGAAGGCGTTGTGTACGGCAGCAATGGTCGGCCATTGTCGCAGAATCTTTTCAAACCTGACGACACTGTGATCAAAGACGGTGTAATCTATTATGCGAAGGGAGCGACGTTGACGGACGCTTCCCTCGGGCCGGATGGGATGCTGATCAAGAACGGAAACGTGATCGGGAGAGACGGTAAACCAGTGAAACAAGAATCTTTTGGCTCCAACGGAAGTTATATAAAGAAAGGTGTTGTTCACGCGAAGAGCGGTAAATCTTTGAACCAAGATTCATTGGTACCCGAAGGCGCCTCCATTAAAGATGGTAAACTATGTTCCAAGGATGGGAAATCGTTGAAGTTCTCGTATTTCAGGCCGGATGGTAGTTATGTCAGAGATGGTCTCGTGTATGGGCTGGATGGAAAACCGTTGAATCAGAGCACGGCTCTCGCAGAGGACAATTACATTGCCAATGGAGTGATTTTTGACTCGAATGGCATGCCTTTGAACAGAGACATGTTTGGATCTGATGGTTCCTACGTCGCCGGTGGTATAATTTATGGAAAGGACGGTAGAATAATATTGGACGGAGTCTTCGGACCAGACGGTAACATCATAAAGAATGGGTTGATCATCGGCAGGGATGGGAAACCGTTGACACAGGACGACAAGGGGCCGGACAATTTAGCAGTTAAAGATGGAAAGATTGTTGACAATCAAGGAAACCCTAAGAATATGGCGTCCCTGGTTCCTAATGGCTGTTACATTCAAGATGGAGTAATATACGATAAGAACCAGTGTCCGCTGAAACAAGGAGCATTCAAACCAGATGGTAGTTACATCAGAAACGGTCTTGTGCATGGTTGGGGCGGCCAATTGCTGAATGCTGGATCAGCATTGCCTAACGGCAGCTACGTTGAGGAGGGTAGGATTTATGGAAAGGATAAGCAGCCTCTGGACCACAGTTCATTTGGCACCGATGGCGGATATATCTGCAACGGTATTGTGTATGGTAAAGACAAGAAGCCTCTCGGTCATGGAACATTCGGCAGTGATGGTAGCTACATAAAGAATGGCCTGATACACGAGGCAAGCGGAAAGCCATCGAATAAAAAGCAAACGGTTATTACCGTTACACTGGTGCGGTACGGATTAGTGTGCGGAAATGATGGTAAACCTTTGAAATACGGTAATTTCGATTCGAATGGCAGCATCGTTAAAGACGGAAGGATTTACGATTACACGGGGCAGCCTTTGAATCAGGATACCTATAAAAATGATGGCAGTTGTATCAAAGATGGGCTTATACATGGGGCTAACGGGAAACCAGCGACGCAGGGTACGTTACCTGCggaaactaattttattaggaaCGGAAAGATCTTTGACTCGAATGGACAACTGCTAACTCAAGAAGCATTCGGCCCTGAAGGTTTGAAGGTAGTACACGGTATTCTGGTTGACAAAATGGGCAAACCCCTGAAACAGGCAGTCTTCGACTCCGAAGGCAATCTTATTAAAGATGGCGTTGTTTGCACACCGTCGGGAAAGCCtttggataaatatttcactgtgGTTACCATCACTTCGGTGCGAAGAGGTCTGCTGACCGATAAGGATGGGAAGCCAATAATGCAGGCGCCGTTTTCGAACGACGGTAGCTATGTTCAACATGGAAAGATTTACGACAAATCTGGGAAGCCGATGAATCAGGAAATTTTCGGGGAAGAGGGAGCGTTCGTAAAAGATGGCATGGTGTTCTCCAGCACTGGACAACCGTTGGATAGCGACACCATCATGAAGGAAGTACAAGACACCGCGAAAAGTGTTTCCAAAGCAAAGAAACCCGCGATTCCAAGCACCGCTCCAACCATAGTGAAGACAACCACCAAGCAGTCGGTGGTGAAAGATCAGGAGGGCGTTACACAAAATATAGAAGAGAAAATTGAGGATCTCACGCCCGGAGGGACAGGCCAAGTAACCGTTTCCACACAGATTAACAAG GCAGAGGCACCGGATGACGGTAGAGCTCCCTACATGACAGCGACCGCTGTTACCACGCGTACCGCTACTATGCACGAGGATCTTGAAAAAAACCAAAAGACCAGCCAG GTAGAAGAAAAGACTGTAGCACATACAACCGCTACCAGCGCAACGAGACAGGAACAGAGAGTGGTAACTCAAGAAGTTCGAACAACGAGCCACGTTCTTTCCGGTGAACAG CTGTTCTTACGAAGGCTCAGTACGTCCAGTTCAAGCAGCGATGATTCAGGTACTCCAATTGACCTTGAAGATGATCAACAGGCTTTCTACAATCAATATTATCAG GGCGACCCGGCTAGTGTTCTGGCAAGCGAGACACATGATGATGATAAAGGAGAaccagaaattaatgtaacagCGACTACTACGGTTCCACTGGTAGCAACTGAAACTAGAAAAGTAGCTGTTGAGAGTGAAGATGGTTTGTATAGCGCAACAGGAGAGATAGTCAGCTCTCAAACAATATCCAGTAAAACTCGTACCGTTGAAACTATCACA tataaaaccGAGAGGGACGGAGTAGTAGAAACCCGGGTAGAACAGAAGATCACGATACAATCGGATGGCGATCCCATCGATCACGATCGTGCATTAGCGGAGGCGATCCAAGAAGCTACTGCGATGAACCCAGACATGACAGttgagaaaatagaaattcaacaGCAAACAGCACAGTAA